In Corynebacterium endometrii, one DNA window encodes the following:
- a CDS encoding FecCD family ABC transporter permease codes for MLLLLLLLVAAVIASVVLGARDVPLSAVFAALSGDTSSVDASAVSARLPRAMLGVAVGSALAVAGVAMQGVTRNPLADPGILGVLSGASLAVVIGLAFFGYMAQGTGTILLAIIGAAIAAAFVYCVGSLGRGGATPLKLALAGAATSAAISSLISAIILPRTEVMDSYRFWQIGSIGGAEWSTLVRAIPVFVIGLLICAAGAGLLNSLALGDDVAANLGVNVGAARLGVSIGAVILCGVATALAGPIGFVGLIVPHIMRHVVGTDHRWLIPAAGLAGASLLLLSDAVGRLLVRPEDLDVGVVMPLLGAPLFIWIVRSRKLREIS; via the coding sequence ATGCTATTGCTGCTGTTACTGCTCGTAGCGGCCGTAATAGCCTCGGTAGTCCTCGGCGCCCGGGACGTGCCGCTCTCGGCCGTCTTCGCGGCTCTCTCGGGTGATACGTCCAGCGTGGATGCTTCTGCGGTATCGGCCCGGCTCCCACGGGCAATGCTGGGCGTCGCGGTTGGTTCCGCATTAGCCGTTGCCGGCGTGGCGATGCAGGGGGTAACCCGTAATCCGCTTGCGGATCCCGGGATTCTGGGAGTGCTATCCGGAGCATCGCTGGCAGTTGTTATTGGCCTAGCATTCTTTGGGTACATGGCGCAGGGGACCGGAACAATCCTCCTTGCGATTATCGGCGCCGCGATAGCCGCCGCATTCGTCTACTGCGTCGGTTCGCTGGGCCGCGGCGGTGCCACGCCCCTGAAACTGGCGCTCGCCGGCGCGGCGACGTCGGCCGCGATATCGTCGTTGATCTCCGCCATTATTCTGCCGCGCACTGAAGTGATGGATTCCTATCGCTTCTGGCAGATCGGATCGATTGGCGGCGCCGAGTGGTCGACGTTGGTTCGCGCCATCCCCGTCTTTGTCATCGGCTTGCTGATCTGCGCGGCAGGTGCGGGGCTTTTGAATTCCCTAGCCCTGGGCGACGATGTAGCCGCCAACTTAGGGGTGAATGTTGGCGCTGCGAGGCTGGGCGTTTCGATCGGGGCGGTCATACTCTGCGGCGTGGCCACGGCACTGGCGGGCCCGATTGGATTCGTCGGGCTCATTGTCCCGCACATCATGCGCCACGTCGTGGGAACGGATCACCGCTGGTTGATCCCCGCCGCCGGTCTAGCAGGTGCCAGCCTCCTGCTCCTGTCCGACGCGGTGGGTCGCCTATTGGTGCGCCCGGAAGACTTGGACGTAGGAGTGGTGATGCCCCTGCTGGGTGCACCTCTATTTATCTGGATAGTGCGTTCGCGAAAGTTGCGTGAAATATCATGA
- a CDS encoding fluoride efflux transporter FluC: protein MTMVPVLLCTFAGAFAGGMLRYGFSRLLPSPVSTFASNVLGSLAAGVCVGLLALSEFPREDLISAAAAAGFAGGLSTWSTMAKELAEMLKAQRYRDFTVYLGFSVAIGIVAAWRGGLWAARIAGGF, encoded by the coding sequence ATGACCATGGTCCCTGTCCTGCTCTGCACCTTCGCCGGCGCCTTTGCGGGCGGGATGCTCCGCTATGGTTTCAGCCGGCTTCTCCCCTCCCCCGTTTCAACGTTTGCCTCCAACGTCCTGGGCTCGCTGGCGGCCGGCGTGTGTGTGGGGCTGCTTGCGCTGTCCGAGTTCCCCCGCGAGGATCTCATCTCCGCCGCAGCGGCCGCGGGGTTCGCCGGTGGCCTGTCCACGTGGTCAACCATGGCCAAGGAGCTGGCGGAAATGCTTAAAGCCCAGAGATACCGGGATTTCACCGTATACCTGGGCTTTAGCGTGGCAATTGGCATCGTGGCGGCTTGGCGCGGCGGATTGTGGGCCGCCCGCATCGCGGGCGGGTTTTAG
- a CDS encoding MFS transporter produces MGLNLTITALAAVEVTGKESLGGLAQTSTILGATFITMAATRISILKDRLFALRCTIGVAALGSLVAHFAISTKGSSGWLLFVGLFLLGGGTVSALISRFTATEKVGQNQQATSAIGIVLFGSAIGSVIGPNIYGLISLNIESPMEWAFVGSALTFMVGLLVLSFERRQSYTSGTPRSTASSESGRLIWKQSYVFIFAAGIIAHASMISLMTMAPIYTDRVFGPSRSGIVMTAHLLGMYATGPFVSSSLNRFGLKKTITWGATVFLISIFLLVFLHNSFILFTVGLFGVGVFWSVGMIISSTLASKVDDTNQRMALQGRLDLTINIAAGVSSILSGILVAMIGYPLLAGLVFAFAFLASVSVFSLNRVRSIRSKGQIHH; encoded by the coding sequence GTGGGACTAAATCTTACTATCACCGCACTTGCAGCCGTTGAGGTTACAGGCAAGGAATCATTGGGCGGACTAGCCCAGACAAGCACCATCTTGGGCGCCACATTTATTACCATGGCGGCAACGAGAATCAGCATCCTCAAGGATAGGCTGTTTGCACTACGATGCACTATTGGTGTGGCTGCACTGGGATCCCTCGTTGCACACTTTGCCATCTCTACTAAAGGCTCCAGCGGATGGCTTCTCTTCGTTGGATTATTTCTCCTTGGGGGAGGCACGGTAAGCGCACTTATTTCTCGCTTTACAGCCACTGAGAAAGTCGGGCAAAATCAACAGGCTACATCTGCAATTGGCATAGTACTTTTCGGCTCCGCGATAGGCTCTGTAATAGGACCAAATATTTATGGCCTCATCTCTCTAAACATCGAATCACCGATGGAGTGGGCATTCGTCGGGTCTGCTCTAACCTTCATGGTTGGACTACTGGTCCTATCTTTTGAAAGGCGCCAGAGCTACACATCGGGGACCCCACGCTCGACTGCCTCTTCAGAATCAGGACGTCTCATATGGAAGCAATCCTATGTTTTTATATTCGCCGCCGGCATCATTGCCCACGCATCAATGATTAGCCTGATGACAATGGCACCCATTTACACAGATAGAGTTTTCGGTCCATCTAGATCTGGAATCGTGATGACAGCTCACCTACTCGGCATGTATGCTACCGGACCTTTTGTGAGCTCTAGCCTTAATCGGTTCGGACTCAAAAAGACGATTACGTGGGGAGCAACCGTTTTTCTAATCTCGATTTTCCTCTTAGTTTTTCTGCATAACTCTTTTATCCTGTTTACTGTGGGTCTTTTTGGAGTCGGAGTATTTTGGTCGGTAGGTATGATAATTTCCTCCACCCTTGCCTCTAAGGTTGATGACACAAACCAACGAATGGCGCTCCAGGGCAGACTGGATCTGACCATAAACATTGCAGCGGGCGTGAGCTCTATCCTGTCTGGCATCTTAGTGGCCATGATCGGGTATCCACTGCTTGCAGGGCTAGTCTTCGCTTTTGCATTCCTTGCCTCCGTTTCTGTATTTTCGCTAAACCGCGTCAGATCGATCAGATCGAAAGGGCAGATACACCACTAA
- a CDS encoding fluoride efflux transporter family protein, with amino-acid sequence MKQALIVGAGAGCGAAARQMLTLALAGGLWPLLVINVLGSAAMGWAKPGPFWGTGFLGGFTSFAAFALLASQQPAAMAATYVALTVIGCPVAYLAGGFLRRARR; translated from the coding sequence ATGAAACAAGCCCTCATCGTAGGTGCTGGTGCCGGCTGCGGCGCCGCTGCCCGCCAGATGCTTACGCTTGCCCTTGCCGGCGGGTTGTGGCCGCTGCTCGTGATCAACGTCCTGGGCTCCGCGGCGATGGGCTGGGCCAAGCCGGGCCCATTCTGGGGCACCGGTTTCCTTGGCGGGTTTACCTCTTTCGCCGCCTTTGCGCTGCTGGCCTCGCAACAGCCCGCCGCGATGGCTGCAACCTATGTGGCCCTGACGGTTATAGGCTGCCCAGTGGCGTACCTTGCCGGTGGCTTCCTGAGGAGGGCTCGGCGATGA
- a CDS encoding IS256 family transposase has translation MAADPNHIDPTAYVEELLTQASPDLMRQMLTDFINQILSAQADTVCGADYATVSPDRTNTRNGYRHRQLDTRVGSIDVAIPKLRTGSFFPDWLLERRSRTERALTTVIATCYLKGVSTRRMNDLVATLGINNLSKSQVSEMAKELDTMVEQFRTRPLDQGPYYYLSCDALTMKVREGGRVVKASVLLATGVNADGYRELLGMQVATAESTASWTGFFRDLIARGLTGVFLVTSDAHLGIQAAVGDCLPQASWQRCRTHFAKNLSAKVPKTQWPTLSAMFHTIFQQPDATSVWIQARDVVEFCQHKFPNVAGYLEECLDELLAFTAAPKAVWSKIWSNNPTERLNREIRRRSDVVGIFPNRDAVVRLVGAVLAEQHDDWIQQKRYMSLASLTQTKDIIAAGVIDEDRDNNQENAA, from the coding sequence ATGGCCGCTGACCCCAATCATATCGATCCGACCGCGTATGTCGAAGAGCTACTGACTCAAGCCTCCCCAGACCTGATGCGCCAAATGCTCACTGACTTCATCAACCAGATTCTCTCCGCCCAGGCAGACACCGTCTGCGGGGCAGATTATGCAACAGTCTCGCCGGATCGTACAAACACCCGCAATGGTTACCGTCACCGACAGCTAGATACCCGCGTCGGCAGTATTGATGTGGCAATCCCGAAGCTACGCACCGGCTCATTTTTCCCCGACTGGCTGCTAGAGCGCCGCAGCCGCACCGAACGCGCCCTGACCACAGTTATCGCCACCTGCTACCTCAAGGGGGTCTCCACCCGCAGGATGAACGACCTAGTCGCCACACTCGGTATCAACAACCTATCGAAATCACAGGTCAGCGAGATGGCCAAAGAGCTTGACACGATGGTCGAACAATTCCGTACCAGACCATTGGACCAGGGCCCGTATTACTACCTCTCCTGTGACGCGTTGACGATGAAAGTGCGGGAAGGCGGCCGAGTCGTCAAAGCCAGCGTGCTACTGGCCACAGGTGTCAACGCTGACGGCTACCGCGAACTGCTTGGCATGCAGGTTGCCACCGCGGAATCTACCGCGTCGTGGACGGGTTTCTTCCGCGACCTCATCGCCCGTGGCCTCACCGGGGTATTCCTGGTCACCAGTGATGCCCATCTTGGTATTCAAGCAGCCGTGGGTGATTGCCTGCCGCAGGCTAGTTGGCAGCGGTGCCGCACCCACTTCGCGAAGAACCTATCAGCCAAGGTACCGAAGACCCAGTGGCCGACCCTATCAGCAATGTTTCACACGATCTTCCAGCAACCCGATGCCACCAGCGTGTGGATCCAGGCCAGGGATGTGGTGGAGTTCTGCCAGCACAAGTTCCCGAACGTGGCAGGCTACCTCGAGGAGTGTCTCGACGAGCTGTTGGCGTTTACCGCTGCGCCGAAAGCGGTGTGGAGCAAAATCTGGTCGAATAACCCCACTGAACGGCTCAATAGGGAGATCCGCCGGCGTAGCGATGTCGTAGGAATCTTCCCAAACCGAGACGCTGTTGTGCGCCTTGTTGGGGCGGTTTTGGCCGAACAGCACGATGACTGGATCCAACAGAAGCGTTATATGTCACTGGCCAGCCTGACACAGACCAAAGACATCATCGCCGCTGGGGTCATCGACGAGGACCGCGACAACAACCAGGAAAACGCCGCATGA
- the pgm gene encoding phosphoglucomutase (alpha-D-glucose-1,6-bisphosphate-dependent) encodes MAHQRAGQLAQPGDLIDIAELVTAYYTLSPDVSIPGQEVAFGTSGHRGSALDTAFNENHILAITQAIVDYRAEQGTTGAIFVGRDTHALSEPAMVSALQVLLANGVEVRVDDRGRYTPTPAVSHAILTNPGTDGIVITPSHNPPRDGGFKYNPPTGGPADSNATDWIAARANDYLKAGLDGVKRVDVEGVLDERCVKYNYLDSYVADLKNVVDMDAIKKAGVRIGADPMGGASVDYWGAIAEHYGIDLTVVNDQVDGTFRFMTLDTDGKIRMDCSSPDAMASLIDNRDKYDLATGNDADSDRHGIVTPDAGLMNPNHYLAVAIDYLFSHRDGWGADCAVGKTLVSSSMIDRVVEKLGRRLVEVPVGFKWFVDGLVSGEIGFGGEESAGASFLRFDGTVWSTDKDGIIMDLLAAEILAVTGKTPSQRYAELVEEFGEPSYARTDAEANREQKAVLKKLSPDQVTATELAGETITAKLTEAPGNGAAIGGLKVTTESAWFAARPSGTEDKYKIYAESFKSAVHLEQVQREAQALVSEVLGG; translated from the coding sequence ATGGCACACCAACGTGCAGGACAGCTTGCCCAGCCAGGAGATCTGATTGACATTGCGGAGCTGGTCACCGCCTATTACACCCTGAGCCCGGACGTATCCATCCCGGGGCAAGAGGTGGCCTTTGGTACCTCCGGCCACCGGGGCAGCGCGCTAGACACCGCGTTTAATGAGAACCATATCCTGGCCATCACGCAGGCCATCGTTGACTACCGCGCCGAGCAGGGCACCACGGGTGCCATTTTCGTTGGCCGCGATACGCACGCTTTGTCCGAGCCCGCCATGGTCTCCGCCCTGCAGGTGCTGCTGGCCAACGGCGTTGAGGTACGCGTGGATGACCGTGGCCGTTACACCCCAACGCCGGCGGTTTCCCACGCTATTTTGACCAACCCCGGAACGGACGGCATCGTCATTACCCCGTCCCACAACCCTCCGCGTGATGGCGGTTTTAAGTACAACCCGCCAACCGGTGGACCCGCGGATTCCAACGCCACTGACTGGATCGCCGCGAGGGCGAATGACTACCTCAAGGCCGGCCTCGACGGCGTCAAGCGGGTGGATGTGGAAGGCGTGCTGGACGAGCGGTGCGTCAAGTACAACTACCTGGATTCCTACGTCGCCGATCTGAAAAACGTGGTGGACATGGACGCCATTAAGAAGGCCGGTGTGCGTATCGGCGCGGACCCCATGGGTGGCGCTTCCGTGGACTACTGGGGCGCTATTGCTGAGCACTACGGCATTGACCTGACCGTGGTTAATGACCAGGTTGATGGCACCTTCCGGTTTATGACCCTGGATACGGACGGCAAGATCCGCATGGATTGTTCCTCGCCGGACGCCATGGCCTCGCTCATCGACAACCGGGACAAATATGACCTCGCCACCGGCAATGACGCGGATTCTGACCGCCACGGCATCGTCACCCCCGATGCCGGGCTGATGAACCCGAACCATTACCTGGCCGTGGCCATCGACTACCTCTTTAGCCACCGCGATGGTTGGGGCGCGGATTGCGCCGTGGGCAAGACCCTGGTGTCTTCCTCGATGATTGACCGCGTGGTTGAAAAGCTCGGCCGCCGGCTGGTTGAGGTACCCGTGGGGTTTAAGTGGTTCGTGGACGGCCTGGTCTCCGGCGAGATTGGCTTCGGTGGCGAGGAATCAGCGGGAGCCTCCTTCCTGCGGTTTGATGGAACGGTGTGGTCCACTGACAAGGACGGCATCATCATGGACCTGCTGGCCGCGGAAATCCTGGCCGTGACCGGCAAGACCCCGTCCCAGCGCTACGCCGAGCTGGTGGAGGAATTCGGTGAGCCGTCCTATGCGCGCACCGACGCCGAGGCGAACCGCGAGCAAAAGGCCGTGCTTAAAAAGCTCTCCCCGGATCAAGTCACCGCGACGGAGCTGGCCGGTGAGACAATTACTGCCAAGCTGACCGAGGCGCCGGGCAACGGTGCTGCCATTGGTGGCCTTAAGGTCACCACTGAATCCGCATGGTTTGCCGCGCGCCCATCAGGCACCGAGGATAAATACAAGATTTACGCAGAATCCTTTAAGTCCGCTGTGCATTTGGAGCAAGTTCAGCGTGAAGCGCAGGCTCTGGTGTCTGAGGTCTTGGGTGGGTAG
- a CDS encoding HAD hydrolase-like protein, which yields MGSKKISRSTGYIPGLGALLQEDELLQGAKIIGKPSLLFADVLGIPAGKQTIVIGDNPNVDGVFAANLGASFHLVSNGIWH from the coding sequence ATGGGGAGCAAAAAAATTAGTCGCTCAACGGGATATATCCCGGGATTGGGCGCCCTGCTTCAAGAGGACGAACTACTACAAGGCGCCAAAATTATTGGAAAACCAAGTCTCTTATTCGCAGACGTTCTCGGGATACCCGCAGGGAAACAAACAATAGTCATAGGTGACAACCCAAATGTGGACGGCGTATTTGCTGCCAACCTGGGAGCTTCGTTTCACCTAGTGAGCAACGGGATCTGGCACTAA
- a CDS encoding iron-siderophore ABC transporter substrate-binding protein has protein sequence MSTNNHLRYSLTAIIASAALALGACGAAGGEGSANGGAAGQNSSAEASEGQTVIKHAFGETVIDGKPERIASVAWGNHEVPLALGVVPVGMSKATWGDDNGDGILPWVDEKLKELGGDAPVLFDETDGLPFEQIANTRPDVILASYSGITQEDYDQLSKIAPTVAYPDVAWSTTYEQMIEMNSKAIGMEEEGRKYLEDIENQIDDSFAKFPELEGKKILFTAFGQDDMSQVGFYTTHDTRVSFPLEHGLVAPKAVEEASAETDEFWTTVSAENPDMFNDVDIIVSYGSNDDAQNQELLKKLQEDPLIGKIPAVKEGNVAFLGEDPLAASANPSPLSIPATLDNYLAELASALK, from the coding sequence TTGTCCACCAATAATCATCTTCGTTATTCACTCACCGCCATCATCGCTTCTGCCGCCCTTGCATTGGGCGCTTGCGGCGCAGCGGGAGGGGAGGGCTCCGCAAACGGGGGAGCGGCCGGCCAGAACAGCTCGGCCGAGGCCTCCGAGGGGCAGACCGTCATCAAGCATGCGTTCGGGGAGACCGTGATCGACGGTAAGCCGGAGCGCATAGCGTCCGTAGCGTGGGGCAATCATGAAGTGCCCCTGGCCCTCGGGGTGGTTCCGGTTGGGATGTCGAAGGCTACCTGGGGCGATGACAACGGAGACGGAATCCTGCCGTGGGTTGATGAGAAATTGAAGGAATTGGGCGGCGATGCCCCAGTCCTCTTCGACGAGACCGATGGCCTCCCCTTTGAGCAGATTGCTAACACCCGCCCGGACGTCATTCTTGCTTCCTACTCGGGAATCACTCAGGAGGACTATGACCAATTGTCTAAGATCGCGCCCACGGTTGCGTATCCGGATGTTGCCTGGTCAACCACCTACGAGCAGATGATTGAGATGAATTCCAAGGCTATTGGGATGGAAGAAGAAGGCCGCAAGTATCTGGAGGACATTGAAAACCAGATCGATGATTCCTTCGCTAAATTCCCAGAGTTAGAGGGAAAAAAGATCCTCTTTACCGCATTCGGCCAGGATGACATGTCCCAGGTTGGTTTCTACACGACTCACGACACCAGAGTGAGCTTCCCACTGGAGCACGGCCTGGTAGCCCCAAAGGCGGTCGAGGAGGCCAGCGCCGAGACGGACGAATTTTGGACCACGGTGTCCGCGGAGAACCCTGACATGTTCAACGATGTGGACATAATTGTCTCTTATGGTTCCAATGACGATGCCCAAAACCAGGAGCTTCTTAAAAAACTGCAAGAAGATCCGCTCATCGGCAAAATCCCCGCGGTGAAGGAGGGCAACGTCGCCTTCCTCGGTGAGGACCCGCTGGCGGCGTCCGCGAACCCGTCGCCGCTGTCCATCCCGGCCACGTTGGACAATTATCTAGCTGAGCTCGCGTCGGCACTTAAGTAA
- a CDS encoding DsbA family protein → MSNKVTNPNAKSNSGFLWGMVVLLVIVAAVIGYIVISNQGAKTSYLSDRETEEFNATVTYKDNVVTLAAAEPAADAKEVELYEDFSCPHCAELAVATDAQMKQEIEAGNLIVNIRPLNFLDQGNTEGHSTLAVATTTKLAESGDASAYWNLRKVLLEDQQKIARKWSIEDFANAAGELGAEGAAVDSMKAATAEDGASTGQANFDDLENKTGEVSSPRVLVDGKDVEGSIDQWIDTVLEA, encoded by the coding sequence GTGAGCAATAAGGTCACGAACCCTAACGCTAAGAGCAATAGCGGCTTCCTGTGGGGCATGGTTGTCCTCCTCGTCATCGTCGCCGCCGTGATTGGCTACATCGTTATCTCCAACCAGGGAGCCAAGACTTCCTACCTGTCTGACCGTGAGACTGAGGAGTTCAACGCAACCGTCACCTACAAGGACAACGTCGTTACCCTGGCCGCCGCCGAGCCTGCGGCCGATGCCAAGGAAGTTGAGCTCTATGAGGATTTCTCTTGCCCTCACTGCGCAGAGCTTGCCGTTGCGACCGACGCTCAGATGAAGCAGGAGATTGAGGCCGGCAACCTCATCGTCAACATCCGCCCCCTGAACTTCCTGGATCAGGGAAACACCGAGGGCCACTCAACCTTGGCCGTGGCAACCACCACCAAGCTAGCCGAGTCCGGTGACGCCTCCGCGTACTGGAACCTGCGCAAGGTTCTGCTCGAGGATCAGCAGAAGATCGCCCGCAAGTGGTCCATCGAGGACTTTGCCAACGCCGCCGGCGAGCTTGGCGCTGAGGGAGCCGCGGTTGACTCCATGAAGGCCGCTACCGCTGAGGATGGCGCTTCCACTGGTCAGGCTAACTTCGATGATCTGGAGAACAAGACCGGTGAGGTTTCCTCCCCACGCGTATTGGTAGATGGCAAGGATGTTGAAGGCTCCATCGATCAGTGGATTGACACGGTCCTCGAGGCCTAA
- a CDS encoding FecCD family ABC transporter permease: protein MTSTPAASFNDPRFADADTNPSARVLRRLDILTVAVLILLLLALCVISLLFGETTYSISELMQVLSGQVVPGASYSIGEIRLPRLVLGVLVGLAFGLSGSVFQTMLRNQLASPDIIGISAGASATGVVAILVFRLPQTLVSLWALVGALLAAAGIYVLSFRRGSFAGTRLILVGIGFTAILQSVVTFVLSRAAAWDLPTATRWLNGSLNGATWERIIPVGVAAIVVLPIVVVQLRNLKLLRLGDETAAALGVNVSRSRAVLIIGAVTLISVATAAAGPIAFVAFMSGPIAARLLRGGMFPPLVAAIVGALLTVGADFVGQNLLGARYPVGVVTGVLGAPFLIYLLIRSQRQGM from the coding sequence ATGACCTCGACGCCTGCTGCATCGTTTAATGATCCGCGGTTCGCCGATGCGGATACCAACCCTTCCGCGCGCGTGTTGCGGCGATTGGATATCCTCACGGTCGCTGTCCTAATCCTCTTGCTTCTCGCGCTGTGCGTGATTAGTTTGCTGTTTGGCGAGACGACTTATTCCATATCTGAACTCATGCAGGTGCTGTCCGGGCAGGTCGTGCCCGGTGCCTCATATTCGATTGGTGAGATCCGCCTACCCCGCCTGGTCCTAGGCGTGCTGGTGGGCCTCGCCTTTGGCCTGTCAGGTTCCGTGTTCCAAACTATGCTGCGCAATCAGCTGGCGTCGCCGGACATCATTGGCATCTCGGCCGGCGCCTCGGCGACCGGGGTCGTAGCGATTCTAGTGTTTCGGCTGCCCCAGACATTGGTGAGCTTGTGGGCCTTGGTGGGCGCGCTGCTCGCGGCCGCGGGGATCTACGTGCTGTCTTTCCGGCGCGGATCTTTCGCCGGCACGCGCCTTATCCTTGTTGGAATTGGTTTTACCGCGATCCTCCAATCGGTGGTGACCTTCGTTCTCTCCCGCGCCGCGGCGTGGGATTTGCCCACCGCAACCCGATGGCTCAACGGTTCGCTCAACGGTGCAACATGGGAGCGGATCATCCCGGTGGGGGTTGCGGCTATCGTGGTCCTGCCGATTGTCGTGGTTCAGTTACGCAACCTCAAGCTGCTGCGCCTAGGGGATGAAACGGCCGCCGCGCTGGGGGTCAATGTTTCGCGTTCGAGGGCAGTGCTCATTATTGGCGCGGTAACCCTGATTTCCGTCGCGACGGCGGCCGCGGGGCCTATCGCGTTCGTGGCCTTTATGTCTGGCCCCATCGCGGCGCGGTTGCTGCGGGGTGGCATGTTTCCTCCGTTAGTGGCTGCGATCGTGGGAGCGTTGCTCACTGTGGGGGCTGACTTCGTTGGCCAGAACCTGCTGGGGGCGCGTTATCCCGTAGGCGTGGTTACCGGAGTACTGGGCGCGCCCTTCCTGATTTACCTGCTTATCCGTTCCCAACGACAAGGGATGTGA
- a CDS encoding MauE/DoxX family redox-associated membrane protein has product MKKIDKALVLNIISAFARFYMAYIWISAGSAKINQHLAVAQTIQAYEIFTPEWSNYLAYVIGPLEIAGGVLLLLGLFLRPASWVSIAVLTLFITGIAQAWARGLGIDCGCFEVDPNSDAQVQNYFKTIARDLFYIFLAAWTIKRPFKKFALHP; this is encoded by the coding sequence GTGAAAAAGATCGATAAAGCGCTGGTACTAAACATTATTAGTGCGTTCGCACGGTTCTATATGGCTTACATCTGGATCTCTGCGGGCTCGGCTAAAATCAACCAGCACTTAGCAGTGGCCCAGACCATCCAGGCCTATGAAATCTTCACCCCTGAATGGTCCAATTACCTGGCGTACGTTATTGGCCCACTTGAAATTGCCGGTGGCGTACTGCTCTTACTCGGTCTTTTTCTCCGGCCGGCGTCGTGGGTTTCCATCGCGGTGCTCACGCTCTTTATCACCGGCATCGCCCAGGCTTGGGCCCGCGGCTTGGGCATTGACTGCGGCTGCTTTGAAGTTGACCCCAACTCAGACGCCCAGGTTCAAAATTACTTTAAGACCATCGCGCGTGACCTCTTCTATATCTTCCTGGCTGCGTGGACCATCAAGCGTCCGTTTAAGAAGTTTGCGTTGCATCCGTAA